gtgtgcggtcgcctttagccCATCAATTCATAGTGATTTCAGATCTTAAGCGTATGGCCTTATATCTTAGGGCAGCGCACCCCTACCCTTTCCATGTCCGAGTGCCCCACCCCCGGTCACCATCGGTTAGTAATGCAAGCTAGGACTCGAACCTCTTAGCTCCGCATCGATTTGTAACTTGCCAAATGTAGCTAGGATTATAGGTGCTCGCCACAACATGTCAGGTGAATATTATAATTCAGACtatgaaatgattttatgtaagtaaaaacgatattttttttggtataattCTCGTTGATGTTTAGAAAGCTGCACTGATGTTTGGAACTGTGTAACGGACCCATGTCAATATTCGCAATGTTTCGCATACCCTGGTGCTGTGTGTCGGTAagcatcacccccccccccttccttctGCTCTCTCCATTGGTATATAGAATTCATGATTAACAATAGAACCATAATCAAGTAATTAACCACGTTTGTGTAAACCGTCTAAACATAAtcctaaaaaaaatcagcctaTGACGGAAGAAGCTATAAGATaccattattttgattatttgttgTTGAAATCGTCAGCAAAGCGTACAAGGGGCGGCGCCACTGGGGGAGTGTGCGATTACCTCTGTTTAAGAAGAGAAGAGCAAAACTAAATTTGCAATTATAAACCAAATTATAATTAAGTGCACAATAACCCGATaattaaattataaaaaaagaatatgatgCCGCCCTAAGGTCGCTTTGCCTGCCCCTATCAAGTTACCATTGCACCGTCCCTGTGTCCGTCTACTGCTAAAACTACGCCCCGTTTCTGAgtcaatttcttttttacacGATCTCTCCCGATTCCTATTTATTTCCCATTCCCTACTTCAGAAATATAATAATCTGGGAGTGATTTAGGCACTTGATATCTTTGTATGGGGCTTTCTTCTATCCAGACCAAACTATTGCGGAGGATGCTTTGCCGATTTCTACGTTGGTGACATCAAGGTGAACTGTTCTGCGTGCTCTGAGGGTATGACCTTTGAGGAGTGTGGATCAGGATGTGGCCCTTTCAGTTGTGACAACCCTCCAAGAGATATATGTCCAAGAATATGACCCCTGTTACACATGCGTCGGCTTTCAAAGCCGGCCCCGGAGGCGGCCTCACGCCTGCAATTTGAAGCCGcctcaaaatcatcaaacccCTGTTACACATAGTCTCGGGCCCGCAATTTTGCGTCTACACATAGGCCGGCCTCACGTCGCCTTTTCACGAGCTGACGTTGGGGCGCACTTCATGTAAACAAACGCTTAATATTTTCGCGCGGTTTGCAGGTCTTTTTAATTGCATTGGATCTCATCGACATCGCGACCGATCCGTACACATATCTTACctccatattttgtttatataattGCATTATGAAGGTTAAGAATATCGTAACTATTATTTCTGATCGAAGGAGGGAATTTCGACGTGCTCAAAAAAGGCGATTCCGGGAGTTTGAAGCACGTCGTCGGCGAGTACGGTACTATTTTTTGTTATGTGCTATAACGTTTGCCTGCACCGTGGAAAGGAGTGTGTGGATGAAGGAGCGATCTGGACATTTCTGGGAGAGGATAGTGGAAGGGAGATTCACGGCAAGAGATTTTCGTGAAAATTTCCGTGTGAACAAGTCGACATTTGATTTTCTGTGTGGTGAGCTAGCACCGGCTATTCGTCGCCAAAACACACGATGGCGTAAAGCAGTTTGTGTCAGAAAGAGAGTTGCCATAACTCTGTGGCGTTTATCCACAAACTGCGAGTATCGAACAATCGGGCATCTTTTTGGGGTAGCGAGATGTACCGCCAATGTCATCGTCAACGACACCTGCCTTGTAATTGTACAAGAACTAATGAGAAGATATATTACCTTTCCTTCTGGAGATAGATTACGGGCAACTGTTCAGGGGTTCGAGGACATGGGGTTTCCCCAAGTTGCAGGTGCCATTGATGGAACCCATATCCCTATAATTGGACCTGTTAATTACCATGCTGATTATCATAATCGAAAGGGATGGTACTCTGTCATTCTCCAGGCAGTTTGTGACCATAAGTACATGTTCACAGATATCATGGTAGGATGGCCAGGACGCTGCCACGATGCCCGGGTGCTGGCAAACTCTTCTTTTCACCGAAGAGCGGAAAATGGAGAACTGCTTCCAAATGTACGTTTACTTTTAAATCTAATTTATAAAActtgaattaaatttcattttattattaaagatttAAGCCACAAAAGATTATGATAGACTACAATCATTTAAAATCTCATAGATCTACAAGTCAATAGTAAcatgcacatttcatttttttaaagggataatataaacaaaggatttaaaacaataaataaacctAGAGAAATCAAGCCTAGAATAAGGGTAgatcttcttttaaaatttcataagtaATAATAGGCTACCATTAGTTTGCTCCACCTATTCATCTAAAAACACTGAGGTTTGtgtgattttgatatttcatcagCAGGGCCATAGCCAGTGTTTGATGTTTGGggggcacatacatgtaattgatcaACGTCCTGGGGAGGGGTCTATAAGGATGGGTGTGtgatcttgggggggggggcacgtgccccccccccctggctacgggCCTGCATGTTCATCAGCATGATCAAtgtgtattttaatgaattaattttaatatatatttttctaaacatCTTCATGATATTAAAATAGACCTCTACTTAGTATtgatgttattaatattattaaatgattatatttcattattatcattttcaatacattgttTTTGACCAGATGACAAGAAACATCAATGGCCAAGATGTTCCGCTGATGATACTTGGGGACCCTGCCTACCCACTGCTGCCATGGCTAATGAAAGGTTTTGCCGATAATGGTCGTCTGACTGAAGATCAGACTAACTTTAACTACAGGCTCAGCAGGGCGAGAATGGTCATCGAAGGTAGTTTTGGTAGACTGAAGGGGCGATGGAGATGCTTATTGAAGCGCAATGACAGCGCTCTTGAGAACGTAACTAATATTGTTGGAGCGTGTTGTACCTTGCATAACCTTTGTCAGATGCAGTCCGATGAGCCAGATGACGAGTGGCTTGATGTTGCTCATGAATTACGAGAGTTTCAGCCACCTTGTCCTTTGCCAAATCAAAGGCCTGCACCATCAGCATCTGTAGTGCGTGATGCTCTTGTTCAGTATGTTAGGTAACTTTTTTTATGCATTTCTTCAACCACTGTTAATGATATTCCACAGGTGTAAACAGAGCCTCAAATGAACTCATTCATTCGGTTAgtcaatgacccccccccccccccccccccaacccccgCCCTCATGATTGAAAATGTTATGTAGCCTCTGTTTTGTAATGTAAAACAGTTATCAAGAATAGAGTTTTCTCTCTTGGacatttctctttgtttttcctttttaattattaatttatgtTAATCATTCATAATAGACTATTGAGAAAATGcaaatctgttatttttttataatccatTTTAAAGTAGATGGTTGGCCTTTTTGTAatgaataatcttttttttttttaataatatgctTTTATTTCACCAAGtcatttgtttcatattttactaTACAGAGTGATGAAAAAGTAGTAAATTTAAGGTAGGCCTATGGCAGATAAGATTATCAGGGCCAGAAGATTGTCAATTAattagaatgatttttttttcttctttgtatcAGTCTCTTTCCCAATCCATGGATACAGTAAGACTGGGTTTATGTTATTGTCAACCATAGCTGGGGGCTTTAGGTATGCATAGCAGAGGTTAATGTATGCACTGACATAGCAATGCATCTGACCAGTAGCATAGCACACTGCAATCTTCTTTTCATCTTGTGTTTCTTCCCTGTTATGACTGACATAAGTTTAAGTGTTTTAAAACcgaatattcaaattcaaattcatttgccTATATGATCTACAAGTGATGAACACATTTTAACCATCTTATCCTGTGCCCATTCAAAAGCCAGTTTTGTGTTATGTTATTTCATTTGAGGTAAAATGcagttgtattgttattttttcaagcaaatATAGTGCCagaagcattattttttttcttgttgtccATGTGACTTTCTTGCTATTTCATCAATGCgataatttatatcaatcatTAATCTTAAAAGATGCACTTTAAACTTGACACCAGCATGCCTCATCATGGGAAgatgaattaattttgtttagggTTATGTAGGTCAAAGGACACAGAGGTTAATACACATGAAACATTACCTATTTGTAGTTCTTTTATCATAATATCTTGTACTATTTGCTTCTTGTATTCAATGTGCTAACAAGTATTCATTTGGAGAGGAATTTCAAACAAAGGTTACAGAGgtaaatgtataatgtatataaaaCAATACCAGATAAACATGATTTATCTTCAAACCCATGTGGATAAGTAGTAATTGCTTGGGGGCAGGCGCAAGTGGTCATTATCTCTTTAGCTATGTGATTATATTGGATTGTATTCAACCACTATGAAATAGCTGTTTTGTACATATATGTCGTTTTTTCTTCTCTAACCACTTTTAGTTCAAAATTGTTAGGTATTTTCTGTGTATATGTTAAATACAACATGCCTCcgataatgaataaaaagaagaaaaaacatcaaGAATTCAGCTAAGGGTCTATCCTATTATTTCTGTATTATAACACTCTAAAAGCAAACCAATCTAAATTGGAATCAAATGGGGACATATTTGTTTCTATTCTTATTTAGAATAGATTCTATTCATCTTTTTCCTTCGGATTCTCTTCAATTCTGAGAATTTGAATAGAAACTAATATGTCCCCATTTGATTCCTATTCATATTTGATTAGTTTGTTTAGAAAACACATTAAGTACATGTCAGTGGCAGACACAGaaatcttgggggggggggggggtaccccaGGTGTTATAGTTTGTCTTGTTGATgtccatttttttctggggggggggggctggaacaTGTATCATTGTCCATTTAACATTGTAGAATCAAAaggtaatattttttatttaaaaaaaatttaaacaaattatgaagtatAAAGATACagaatttaaacaaaaagtttCATAGTACATGTACCAAAAAGGCAATTTAGGTCActatattacaacattattTTGACTGACATGGGGTGTAATATAGAATTTTGTTGGGCCTGTAAATGCTTAAATATTCCAAGAGGGACTATTTTTCTGCAAAGCATGTAGTGTTTGGAAAATGTGATGTTTTCCAAAGAGGAGAAATTAATACCCGAGATGCCAAGATATGTTATCTTTCAACTCTTGCAAGATGACATATGGCACCTCTATTATTATATTCTCTTAGGATTAAATCACACTTTCCTTGACTCTATAAgctttgcaaatacatgtatatataagatAGTCTTTTTTGTTAAAGAGCCGATTTGCTTTGAACGATCAAAATAACATccatattttgtttgcattgtttCGCAAATCCCCATGAAAAGCATGCTCAGCCAATCATTTGACTGGATCTAGGTAGACAATGTATTAACAGAGGTAAAGGTATAGGGTTAGGTCACACATGCAATCAGGCAAGAAGACTGGAAATATaccaaacaaattatttattattcagaGAATAATGAACACGTacataaaaagtaaaacataaaagtGCAATATTTGCATAATGCATTCACAAAGTGCAATTTTCTTTACATAGTAACTGAAAAGTTATAAAATATACCACAATTATGTCCTGAGTTTAAATTAGTTGGCACTATCGAAAGGCAGACTTTGGTAACGTTTTATTGCCAATATACAGTTTCTTTCTtaataaatacaaagaaaaggggggaaaagttTTTGAAAAGTACTGCAAATGCAATGATGACAAACAAAAATGTAGACATGTGTGATAAAATAGCAAATAGACTTTGAAACTTTGTGTGAATGCATATGTATATAACCcatcttatacatgtaattgcaagATAACAAGTACTGACAAAAACAAAcagttaaaaaatataatactttacacTTTCAAGTTGTGACTCAACTTTCTTTGGCAATATCACATTGGTACAAAATGAGGGTTGGCAGCGTTTGATATAGATCTTATTTAAGAACAATAAAACATAGTCATTTGAAAGGTATGTATATAATAgaagatcaaaataaaaatggaatgtttatatatatatactgtatatgtacAAAAGTTCACATGTAGAAATGTGTGCTTAAATAGCAAACAGACTTTGTAACTTTGTGTGAATGCATATAcctgttttatacatgtacagaaatTGCAAGATAACAAGTACTAACAAAAAGAGcagttaaaaaatataatactttacacTTTCAAGTTGTGACTCAACTTTCTTTggcaatatcaaattggtaCAAAATGAGGGCTGGCAGCATTTGATATAGATCTTATTTAAGAACAATAAAACAGTCATTCGAAAAGGTATGTATATAAtagaagacaaaataaaaatggaatgttTATATATACTGTAGATGTACAAAAGTTCACATGTAGAAATGTGTGCTTAAATAGCAAATAGACTTTGTAACTTTGTGTGAATGCATATGTATATAAcctgttttatacatgtacagtaattgCAAGATAACAGGTACTGACAAAAATGAGCAGTAAAAAGATATAATACTTTACACTTTCAAGTTGTGACTCAACTTTCTTTggcaatatcaaattggtaCAAAATGAGGGTTGGCAGCGGTTGATATAGATCTTATTTAAGAACAACAATAAAACATAGTCCATTCAAAAGTTATGCAtagaatagaagaaaaaataaaaatgaatgtttatatACAGATGTACAAAAGTTCCAATAGCAAGTAAATGGTTACTTGATGTAAAAAAGAACTACATAAAAACAAAGTTATATGTTTATAAAAATCTATAAGTGCTAAGAACAAAAAGTACTAACATctacaatttacatgtaaattccCTTGCCCTTGGCAATGATTCTGGCAGCACTGAGATGGATGGCTAAGTAAAAACAAGGGTTTCAGCATGGCAAGAGTACAGGTGAATGATATGCAGCAACAAGTACTGAGGAAAGAAATTGTGATGAACAAAAATCCTGAAAAGTGTCATCTCAtatgacaaatacatgtttaccACCGTGGGAAttccaaacacacacactcctCCACTTGaagaatgcattatgtttgTAACAATTACAGTGGAGTGTAATCGTGATTGTAGGGCCAGGAATTTGGAGACCGCTCTGGACCGGACTGGGAGTTGTTTCCCTGTTGCTGCCACATTGAAGTTGACGACTGCCGCATACCAGCCATTAAGGCCTGAAGCATTTGGAGTTGATGCTGTCTATCACGTTCTTTTTCTTGCTCTCTATGCtccctctcttctcttctcctcctctccttctcctctagttttttttcttcagtacgCTGTGCCTTCATTAGGAGCTCACGCTCCCACTCCATTTGGCGCTGCATGAACCGATCCTCCCTAGCATTGAAGGCATTTGTACTGTCCTCCTCCAGTGTCTTTATCTCCTTGGCTATCAGTCCGAAGGACTCCTGCAGCTTTGATTTCTTCCGCTTTTCCCCTGTTATGAAGTAGGTAGTATAAAATACatcgtaaataaaaaaaaatcaatcaaatgtgATAGCGGTAAGAAAGGTAtacaatcattttatttctttcaacttGTTACACACATACTTTTCTGTATTTGACATAAGGCATGCAATATCACACTTCTAATAGCTAATACAACAAATCAAGTGAGAAAACCTtgagttgcaaaaaaaaatcatactgcATGAAAGCAACATCAACGGGATGTAAAAGGCcccttttcttgaaaatttgctgAATCGAATTCAAATATCATATGAActataaataagcaaatgtatGGAAACAATCTGTTTATATTACCAGTTGCCTTACGTCCATTAGCAGATGATGTTGAAGGTCCCTCTAGATCCTCCGGTGGAAAATTGCCAACTAAAGAAAATGAGGGATAGAAAAGCGATTACAATAAGTGACTAcaataataaacatttcatttttatgcataaaatgaaggggaactaatttttatgttgttatgtGTCACTGaagtaaaaacattttaaaacaaaggctaactttcaatacatttttattttattaaattcaaatcagttCCTTTCATATTACTCAGTATAAAATGATACATCAAGACAATATAATGATAccaataatgtttattttaaatgCTCACACTGAGAGGGTAAGAGCCAAAAAGGATTAGTCTTTATaattacacatgtatatacaaataaacatgtatatgtgattacaaatgaaaaaaggaagaggaatcCTTTACCCAATTCTGTTGGTGCTTCCACATCATTTTCCTCCAGTTCATCATCCGTTATACTTCTATCTTCTTCGGctccatcctcctcctcctctctcgGCAGTGAATCAGAGTCCACCGAGTCTAGCGACTCAGATTGATCCTCCTCCTCTGGTTGCGACGCCAGAATGGCAACTGGTGCAGTCTCTGGTCTGCCCCCAAAGATCTCCTGCAGTTCGCTAtagaatttacatgtaattctccCCCTGCCTGATCGATTGTTATTGTCCTCCGTCTTTCGGAAGGACGCTCTTAGTTGTTTAATTTTCCGCTTGATTTGGTCCTCTGCCCTTTCGAACCCCCTTTCTTTCATCAATTGGCATATCTTACGAAATACCGTTTTGTTCCTTACTGTGCCATCCATCTGTTCTTGAATGTTTTTCTCCCGCCAAATATTCAGGAGGCACAGCGTCTCCACATCTTCCCACAGACTCCCTCTCCCTGTTGGTGCcattttgatctaaaatgagagaacaaatacaaatacaaattaataatgGTAACCACAAAGATTACGATGtggtaaaattattatataaaattatgtgtAACATCTATTAATCACCTTTTAGGATTTTTGATCTTGTCAACAACTTCTCTTGTCAGGGGACAgttgacatgaatatcatcaaaaattcaaatttaatgatTCAGATTGATCGACCACCTAGATATATGAAGGCCCTTCTCCCCCTGCTATGTAACATTTGATGATCGATGGACAAATTATTCCGCTAAAGTTCCATATGTACCCATcactaaaattgaataaaacaattgaaaaataTGGGTATGACTTAGAATGACATAACTAATATAAATAAAGTATACAAAATATGGGAAATCACTTTCTAAAATAACTATCTAGAAATCCATATAGTATACAAAATATGGgaaataatattctaaaaatctaTCAAGTCCATCAAGATAAACTCCTACAGCTCGGCAACTAACACGTGGCCAGCCGCTGATCTCTGAATACCGGTGGAAGAAGAACTTATTCATACTTTATTTACAAGTTTCTTTTGTTATCATATCACGTGTTAATCTGttaatgtatacaatttttaatACAATTTGCTTCTAGTGATAATTTTAGAGACGGTTTAATGATCATTTAGAGATGGTAGGCCTAGAGTGTTAATTATAGAGACAGTTAATACTATAATAGTAAGGTACGCAGAGTCTGTTACAGCTAGGGTTAGGGTTCGCAGACCCCGGCGTCCATCCTAGAGTACGCGGCCTCCTGATGACTTTGGTTGGTTAGGGATAGGACTTCGAAGTTAGAGTTGTGTATATTATTGTACTGTAATCTGTATTAACATTGTTTTATGCACTCACCGCTAGAATCTACTTATTTTAGTCTACTTCTTTTTTGTGGGGATTTTACAGGCAGACACTATTTTATATGTAGATCTAGACCCTACTCATTTGTTTCAATGTCTAGCGACATATTTCATGTCCAATTTCTGACTATGTGCGACTCCGACTGAGTGGATTATTGGcatttgaaataattaatgGCAATTGTCTAGTTTCATGTCTCATGGCCTGGCCTGCCCCTGGCCATGCCTTCAAAATCAAAGTTAAATACTTCATCAAGTTCATGcctcatgatcatgatgacttTGTTTGAGGCATAAGATGATGTATTAACTCTGACAGTCTGACTCCGagtctgatgatgatgagtcataatttcataatcatatGAGAAAAATTATGACGGCTCATGATGTATGGCACTCCTGTCCAGGCTATTGTTTTTAGTCTGTCTATTAGTATTGATAAATTATCATcgccaacaaaaaaataatgatcattcTTCAGATGGTGCAATCACAGTAGCGATGTATTTAAAAACATCGAAATAAACAGGAAATGATCAGACGATCGAAAATCATAATTCCCAAACCCACAGAAATATAGGGATGGGACTGAATTACAAGTCACCATCACTCATCAGTTCTGTTCGGAGAAAATACCAGGAATAAACGGTTTAAACTTTTAGCCCACCAGTACAGAATATGTCGTGTCTTAGTGCAG
This Lytechinus pictus isolate F3 Inbred chromosome 9, Lp3.0, whole genome shotgun sequence DNA region includes the following protein-coding sequences:
- the LOC135153069 gene encoding uncharacterized protein LOC135153069, whose amino-acid sequence is MGFPQVAGAIDGTHIPIIGPVNYHADYHNRKGWYSVILQAVCDHKYMFTDIMMTRNINGQDVPLMILGDPAYPLLPWLMKGFADNGRLTEDQTNFNYRLSRARMVIEGSFGRLKGRWRCLLKRNDSALENVTNIVGACCTLHNLCQMQSDEPDDEWLDVAHELREFQPPCPLPNQRPAPSASVVRDALVQYVR
- the LOC135155511 gene encoding trichohyalin-like, whose translation is MAPTGRGSLWEDVETLCLLNIWREKNIQEQMDGTVRNKTVFRKICQLMKERGFERAEDQIKRKIKQLRASFRKTEDNNNRSGRGRITCKFYSELQEIFGGRPETAPVAILASQPEEEDQSESLDSVDSDSLPREEEEDGAEEDRSITDDELEENDVEAPTELVGNFPPEDLEGPSTSSANGRKATGEKRKKSKLQESFGLIAKEIKTLEEDSTNAFNAREDRFMQRQMEWERELLMKAQRTEEKKLEEKERRRREEREHREQEKERDRQHQLQMLQALMAGMRQSSTSMWQQQGNNSQSGPERSPNSWPYNHDYTPL